A stretch of Brassica rapa cultivar Chiifu-401-42 chromosome A08, CAAS_Brap_v3.01, whole genome shotgun sequence DNA encodes these proteins:
- the LOC103836454 gene encoding protein CHUP1, chloroplastic, with product MLPNGEDDSDLMRLVKELQASLMKNDKLEKENHELRQEVARLRAQVSNLKAHENERKSMLWKKLQSSYDGGNTDASNLKAPESVKSNTKGHEVKNPNLKPTVKEQSTAIKPPPPPPLPSKTTLGKRSVRRATEVVELYRALTKRESHIGNKINQNGVSSPAFNANMIGEIENRSKYLSDIKSDTDRHREHIHFLISKVDAATFTDISEVETFVKWIDDELSSLVDERAVLKHFPKWPERKADSLREAACSYRALKSLETEILSFKENPKEPLKQVLQKIQSLQDRLEEAVNSTERTRDSTGKRYKDFQIPWEWMLDAGLIGQLKYSSLRLAQAYMKRITKELESNGGGKEGNLLLQGVRFAYTIHQFAGGFDEEALRIFNELKKMATSESQKINK from the exons ATGTTACCAAATGGTGAGGATGATTCGGATCTTATGCGTCTGGTGAAGGAGCTTCAAGCTTCTCTAATGAAGAACGATAAGCTGGAGAAGGAAAATCACGAGCTGCGTCAAGAAGTGGCTCGCCTACGAGCACAAGTAAGCAATCTTAAAGCACATGAAAATGAGAGGAAATCAATGTTATGGAAGAAGTTGCAGAGCTCATATGATGGTGGCAACACAGACGCATCTAATCTGAAAGCGCCAGAGAGTGTCAAATCCAACACAAAGGGTCATGAGGTAAAGAATCCAAACCTGAAGCCAACGGTCAAAGAACAATCTACAGCAATAAAGCCGCCACCGCCTCCACCACTTCCATCAAAGACAACACTTGGCAAAAGGTCCGTGCGCCGTGCTACAGAAGTTGTGGAGTTGTATCGTGCCCTCACGAAGAGAGAGTCTCATATAGGCAACAAGATCAATCAGAACGGAGTCTCGTCTCCTGCATTCAACGCAAACATGATTGGTGAGATTGAGAACCGCTCCAAATATCTTTCAGAT ATCAAATCAGACACTGACAGACACAGAGAACATATCCATTTCCTAATCAGTAAGGTGGATGCTGCAACATTTACAGACATATCAGAAGTGGAGACGTTTGTGAAATGGATAGACGACGAACTATCTTCCTTGGTCGACGAAAGGGCAGTCCTAAAGCATTTCCCTAAATGGCCAGAACGTAAAGCAGATTCACTAAGAGAAGCTGCTTGCAGCTACAGAGCGCTAAAGAGCCTTGAAACTGAGATTTTGTCGTTCAAGGAAAATCCAAAGGAACCTCTAAAGCAGGTCTTGCAAAAGATTCAGTCGTTACAAGACAG GTTAGAAGAAGCTGTTAACAGCACAGAGAGAACAAGAGACAGTACAGGGAAGAGATACAAGGACTTTCAGATACCGTGGGAGTGGATGCTCGACGCAGGATTGATCGGACAG CTAAAATACAGCTCGCTGAGGCTAGCTCAGGCGTACATGAAGCGAATAACAAAGGAGCTGGAATCAAATGGAGGAGGTAAAGAAGGAAATCTATTGCTTCAAGGGGTCAGATTTGCCTACACAATACACCag TTTGCTGGCGGTTTTGACGAAGAAGCATTACGCATATTTAACGAGCTAAAGAAGATGGCTACAAGTGAATCCCAGAAGATAAATAAGTAA
- the LOC103836455 gene encoding CST complex subunit STN1: MDRSQQNTHAKLMTRDIHRLRPSPTEANCFSLGCISWVSRVETVGTIVSRDMAEKFLKFSIDDGTGCVTCIMWLNQLTSPYFSRFDSSTILLHSRTARRQARDIRIGAVARVRGRVGLYRGGMQITATNVVIERDPNAEILHWLECVRLSRNCYRIQS; the protein is encoded by the coding sequence ATGGATCGATCCCAACAGAACACACACGCGAAACTCATGACACGTGACATCCACCGCCTGAGACCATCACCGACAGAAGCCAACTGTTTCTCCCTGGGATGTATCTCGTGGGTCTCACGCGTAGAGACAGTGGGCACGATTGTCTCTCGCGACATGGCCGAGAAGTTCCTCAAGTTCAGCATTGACGATGGCACTGGCTGCGTCACGTGCATCATGTGGCTCAACCAACTCACGTCTCCTTACTTCAGCCGCTTCGACTCATCGACGATTCTGCTGCACTCAAGAACCGCTCGTAGACAAGCAAGAGACATCAGAATCGGAGCCGTAGCTCGCGTTCGTGGCCGCGTCGGCTTGTACAGAGGAGGTATGCAGATCACGGCGACTAATGTGGTCATCGAGAGAGACCCGAACGCTGAGATCTTGCACTGGTTGGAGTGTGTTAGGCTTAGTCGAAACTGTTATCGAATTCAAAGTTAA